The genome window tatacaaatattcatataattagtagcttattaacataatagttaTTAGATTTTACATAATAATAGTTTGGGTGAAAAATTGCAACTAGAAAACATAAAACAGTTTTCTATTTGCAAAAATGCCCTAGGATTTTGTtcattgtattaacatattgaAGTAGTAAGAGTCAATTTgactccactgaagctcgatcATGACCTCAAACATGGGgagagccactacatgccatctgagcacaagatgaacttaaattttgtatgattaatttagtgcataagtatatctatgtatgtatttttaaaaatccaatttttgcaaaattttattttctaaataaaaatatttcttttcgttcttaaattttgttttccaaataaagatatttctttcTGTTACGTTCTCAAATTATGTTTTTCATATAAAGATATTTCTTTCCGTTACGttcttaaaatttgtttttcaaaCAAAGATGAGAAATTCTATTTGCACCACCCTAAATGCTATTTGCACTACCATTTAATAGGTGTGTTAGTTTTATGGATGGTGTATATAGAAAAACTTATTATTTGCACCACATTCATTAGGGGCTGCCTTCTCTCCGGGAAAGGCAAGgggattttattttaatgttttaatttttaaatttccaattaaaaaattattaatagaaTCTTGTAAATTACATTTGACCAGATTGGTGTAAATATTACACCACCTAtgtaattgttgaaattttctaTCCTTTTACAATTTCAAGATTATTTACATCAACTTTTCACTAAAGGGTGGTACAAATAACAACACCCATAAAGATATTCTCTCCGTTacgttcttaatttttttttaaataaaaatatttcttttcgttatgttcttaaattttatttttcaaataaagatatttctttccgttacgttcttaaattttgttttacaaataaagatatttgtgttttaaattttgctttacaaataaagatatttgttttagttacgttcataaattttatttttcaaataaagatatttcttttCATTgcgttcttaaattttattttttaaataaagatatttctttccgtacgttcttaaattttattttcaaataaatatatttctttccgttacattcttaaattttatttttcaaataaagatatttctttccgttaagttcttaaattttgtttttcaaataaagatatttcttttCGTTgcattcttaaattttattttttaaacaaagatatttctttccgttactttcttaaattttgttttacaaataaagatatttgttttagttacattcttaaattttatttttcaaataaagatatttctttccgttacattcttaaattttactttcaaataaagatatttctttccgttacgttcttaaattttatttttcaaataaagatatttctttccgttacgttcttaaattttgtttttcaaataaagatatttctttttgttgtgttcctaaattttatttttcaaataaatatattccttTCCGTTACattcttaaatatttattttagttacgttcttaaattttatttttcaaataaagatactTTTTAAACTTACTCTTTAAGAAAGGAAAATGCTTTTTACCGTTCTTAATCATTGAATTacgtttttaaattttatttttcaaacataGATACATGCATGCTTCTTACCGTTCCTAATCGTTGAGTGTCATGAATTAATTACCGTTCCTAATCGTTGAGTGTCATGAATTAATTCCCCACCAACTTTTGATGGAAAAGTAACGCAAATTAAACAATACCATATTATGAAGGAAACTATGAGAAAAAAATTTCTAGGGGTGAATATTGAATTCCCCGCCAACTTTTAATGGAAAAGTAACGCAACCAATTAAGCAATACCATATTATGAAGGaaactattaaagaaaaaaatttctaggggtgaatattgagtaataacATTACTCTCTAAGAAACTattactactgactctattacaatgtagtatttgtgcATAGCTAGTTtttcaatctactgaagcacaaagagtcaacagacgCCTCCagtgaggctcgaacccactcccttccatatgagagtgcaacggggtgccactagaccacaaggtcttggcaaaaAACTATTTTCAGTTACGttcttcaatttcatttttcaaacaatGATACTTTTTTAAGgaacaaatttcacttttagtccccgACTATTGTGCCTTttccacatttagtcatattcttttaattttgtcatattacatctctgactttgaacaactttcacttttagtcctcgactattgtggcattgccacatttagtcatattcttttaattttgccatattacacCCATGACTTTCAGcaactttcacttttagtcattgactattatGATATTGCCatatttagtcctattcttttaattgttCCATATTACATCCATGCCTTTCACAAAAAATTCCATTATTTACCGTTaaaattgacaaataacaaagaaaaaaaatccttGCACATATCGAACTCATATTTCAAAAACATTAGAAATATCTTAAATATCAAAGGATGTAATACCGTAACTCatagaaatatgagttacgatatgtataaggattttttcctttgttatatGTCGATTTATGAATATCACTGTGTTTCAATATtgtaactcatatttttaacagtaaaataatggtatttttAACGGAAGATTAATggtggcaatcaaatgaaaaatcatggatgtaatatggcaaaattaaaagaataggactaaatgtggcaatgccataatagtcgaggactaaaagtggaagttgctcaaagtcatggatgtaatatgacaaaattaaaataataggactggtaatgccacaatagtcagagactaaaagtgaaagttgtcaaaatcaaagatataatatgacaaaattaaaagaatatgactaaatgtggcaatgacATAAtaatcgaggactaaaagtaaaatttactcCTTTTTTAAGTTACGGtcttaacttttatttttgaaataaagatattgcttaaattatatattgtctATCCCACGAGATTTTTATCAATCTTTCAATTACATTCTTACAGGGCCTTTAGTTGGGATGAGTGAATTAGAGAGGAAaacaattgtaattttgtggaAAAAGCATCACCAATAGAGGCCTCCAAGTGTATGGGCCCAATCTCAAATGGGTCGACGTCGAGCCCATTTCCAATGTAATCGTCATCAACGTCAGCGACTTATTGCAGATATACTCTAATGACCAGTTCAAAAGCATGGTACATCGGGCCATTGTGAGCGAGGCCCAACACCGCATCTCCGTTGTCTATTTCTTTGGCCGGAAAATAGACCTTTATGCTTGAAATTGACTAAAAGTGGCTAGGTATCACACTATATTCAAAGGATTGCAGCCTACAAATAACATTGactatttttttatgaaatgaTATACATTAATACATGTAGTTAAGTTAATTATAAGCATATTGAAATACAGTAATTTGACAAcaaagatatattattattccgagtattagaataataattataattattattgttgttatatgAATCCGATCTATAACTGGTAATTGATACAAGTGTCTCAAATGTAAAATTGAACTTGCTCACACAAGATGAGCTTGCCCCAATCCCCCAGATGATGTTTTTGTCTCACAAGgtttacttttgaaaatttttaaataatataaaataaatacttaatacATTGTGCACAACATCAAACACCGATAAaaaccattaatattaatatgttgaTCATAACAAATCCGTTCTAATTCATCATAATGACACTAATCATGAATTTTGTTTCTCAATACATACTCTGATTTCTACGCTTCTAAAGCTTCCACTTTGCCACCATCAACTCCATCAAGTGGTGCCTCATTACCACGGGTTACGGCATTGGCATTTTCAACGACGACTGAATTGAAACGAAGCACCTCCAAGGCCTTGTCAAAGTGCACACCCTTAATCTCACGGTACTCCTTCCATGATACGGGACGATACATGGGAGAATCGCCGTCCTTGATCAATTTAGGTGGCGATAAAATGTTGACATCTATTTTCGGGCCAAAGAAATAGACAACAGAGATGCGGTGATTGGCCTCGCTCACAATGGCCCGATGTACCACGCTTTTGAACTGGTCATTAGAGTATATCTGCAACAAGTCACTGACGTTGACGACGATTGCATTGGAAATGGGCTCGACGTCGACCCATTTGAGATTGGGCCCATACACTTGGAGGCCTCTATTGGTGCTGCTTTGGTATAGCAAAGTTATAAGAGATGAGTCTGTGTGTGGGACCATGCCCAATGCGCGGGTTGGGTCTGGGCATCTCGGGTACGAGTTCAAATGAAAAAATGCTTCCGTGCTTTTGGGGTCAAACCATTCCACATCTTCACGAGATAGGCCCAatgatttaaatattaaagaagTTATTTTTACAGCCACACCCATCATTTGTTCTTGGTAATCCTCAATCACAGTGctgaaacaaacaaattaaagcagcAATGTAAATATCATGGtttcaacaaatatatatataaaaaatgattactttttatattatattcatctTGTTGAGTAGTAAAACATGTAACTCAACGATGGATATAGATTTTAAATTGAAACAGATATATTTATCATCTaaacaatcaattattattcaCATATTACTTACCGCCGGCGCCTATCAATAAATCGATCACTAGTGCTATGCACGCCTGATGACTTTATAAAGACTTATGAGTATTTGAACATACATACCAGAAAGGGGAGTAATCTTTGGGCCAAACCCGGCGTGCAAGCTCCAACGGCGATCCCGACAGGGTGAAACCTTCCATCCACATGAGAGTGTTAAAAGTGCGTGAAATGGGGATGATGCCGTAGCCGTTGGGGCTGTCCGGCGAGCGCAGAGTGAGGAGCTTCTCCTCCCTCGTCAAATCAAAGAAGCGGCGAGCCTGATGCTCAATTTGGGCAAGAAGCTCCATTGGAATGCCGTGGTTGGTCACCTGAaaaacaccccaattttcacaagCCATTTTTATCTTCTCCACGGCTTGCGGGTCCTCAAGATCGATCAAGGGAACAGATTCCTCGCTTGAACAAGAGTTGTTGATGAGCCAGGTGTGGGTATCGGGAACTTGGACCACGTTTTTGAAATCCATGGGGACCAGATGATCCAGCTCTGTTGGGCTCATGGTTACGTTCAAAGCAGTGATAATCGAAGAGATCGAAAGGCGATATGATAATATATAGAAAAGTTGGCTGAGGGGTTAAGGAAAGAGGACCACTCATCACATTTTTCTCATTCAACTCTTTCAATTATGTCCTTAAATTATTcatgtttttcaaataaagatactTCTTTCGGCTACATTTTTACTCTTAAGTTAAGTCTTTAAAATTCAATTCGTTTTTCAAATACGCACACTTTTCTAAGTTATGctcttaaattttgtttttcaaataaaaatatttcttaaattatatattgtccCACCAACGatatttctttcattctttcagttacttttttaaatttcatttttcaaatagtctttaaatttaatttttcaaataatgattttttaaagttacgatcttatattttgttttttcaaataaagatatttcttaaattatatattgtccCTCCCACGAGATTTTTATCAATCTTTCAATTACAttcttaaatttcatttttcaaatataGATATTTTTTCAGTTACactcttattttttttcaaaataaggaaattttttaaattatatatcatCCATCTCACAAAATGTTTCACATTCTTTCAATTATGTTCTTAAATTGTGTTTTTCGAATAAAGATACTGATGGTTTTATTGGGACCAGGTCTACAATAAACAGGGTATAGAGGTACAGAACAGGGGTTAAAAATAGTAGCTTTATTACCCAGGGCGCTAGGCCCAAAATAACACATATAAAACCCgagatattggcccaaaatggtagcccaaagaatacataaataataaatactataacCTTAATGAATTGAATAGGGCCCAAAATGACGGCTCgcataataaataaacaagctaggggagtaataaataaataacacaagCTATATGTTACCAACAGGACACGAACCCTAGCGTGCCGGCAAAAGAGTGAAGACTCAGATAGACCACTAGACCAGGAGGCATTTGGTGAGCCAAGGATGCCTTTTAAAGGTAGGGAAGAGTGCCTGTTTATATTGTTGTAGGACTCACGGATCTTTGACAAATGGACTGCATCTGGCAGTCTTCATTCTTGGCCACACACGTGTCCTCCACTACTTTGCTTCCAATGCACTCTCATATATAAGTGAAGCTTCCTACCCTTTAGTATACGAGATCTTGTGTGGTTTGGTGGTTAAGAAGTTGTGTTGTTATGTTTGAGGTTGTGGTTCAAATCTTATTGGTTGCATTGTTTCTAATATTTTGCTCCATGCTACTTTATTCCCTTGACAATAAAAATGGATACCCCGCTTGGGAAAGGCTAATACTTTCCCATCCTGTTGAAGCACAacagtcaatatcgcctccactgagatactttctcaacctgttgaagcacaatagtcaatatcgcctccacagCACCAGGTGCTTGGCGATACTATTTTCAGTTACgttcttaaattttgtttttcgaATAAAGAGACTATTTTCAATTATGttcttcaatttcatttttcaaacaaGGATACCTTTTAAAGTTACATTATTAacttttgtttttcaaataaaggtattacttaaattatatattttctatccCACATGATTTTTATCAATCTTTCAGTTACATTCTtacatggcgtttggttgggatgggtgaattaggggggaaaagaattgtaattcggtgaaaaaagaataaggtgagaataaagtagaaaagttgaattacattatttggtagGAAGGAATTGAATCATTGGGGATGTAAAGGGAAAACTGACATAAAGACTATAATGCCCTTTTGTGCATCCAACTTCACAGTAAATTGCAATTGGACCATCGAATTCAAAAAAACTGCAATTAGATcattgaacttatcgcttttgtgcaattgggtcattaaacttaaaaagtgtgcaattcaaccattaaacaagtaaaatatgtgcaattagaccatttttctaatttttttttaattcaaattgagtttaaaacatttcaatattgactcccaactagtatggtagaggAAAATGCcgctcttaatacatatatgttcataatataatcggattttaccaaaatttttttgtaaaaatgttccaattgcacaaattttgcttatttgatggttcaattgcacactttttaagttcagttatccaattgcacaaaagtaagaagttcagtggcctatttgacactttttcctttttcaaataatgatacttttttttcaattatgttcataattttaattttttcaaataaaaaaatttctaaaaaaatatcttaaatttcatttttcaaacaaattatcaacttatcaacttattatttaaaaaaaaatttacttacacataataaaataataaaattcattagttatactaaaacataaaataatagaaatattctaatataataactaaattgttaatttttaaaaataaacttagtagtgtagatataaaaatagtaaaaagttatcAAAAGTTATTGAaagttttataattaactatgtTGATTTTATTGGGACCGAGTCCACTATAAATCGGGTATAGGGGTACAAAATGAGGGTAGGAAGAAAACAACTTTTATACTCGGGGCACTAGACCCAAAATAGTACATACTAAGTTTGAAATATTGGCCCAAAACGATGgcccaaagaatacataaataataaatattatagcccTAAGGAATTGAATATGGCAAAAAATGGAGGtctgataataaataaataaataacacaagCTAAAAgactaataaataaaacaaaactaataaatatgTTACCAACATAGTTTGAACCCTGACCCAGACCAATGGATCAGAAGCCATTTAGTTAGCCAAGGGATGCCCTTTAAGGTAAGGGAATGCAccctatttatattgttgtaggGATCACGGATCATTGACAAATGGACGACATCTGGCAGCCTTCATTCTTGGCCACACACGTGTCCCTCACTACTTTGTTTCTAGCGCACACTCATGCATAAGTGGAGCTTCACCCTTTAATATGTAAGATCTTTGTAGCTTGGGTGGTTATCCTtttgttattatgttattatgtaaGGGGTTTGTGGGTTGAaacctccattatattattttgctcCAAACTTCCTTCTTTCCTTAGCCCGGTCCACATCACCCATTTCGAAGCTTTCTTCTTTTCATAGCCCAATAGATTCTCATTATTCTTAACGGACTAACACCTCACCCATTATAGcacattttatattattttgctcCAAACTTCCTTCTTTCCTTAGCTCGGTCCACCTCACCCATCTCCAAGCTTTCTTCTTTACTTAGCCCAATAGGTTCTCATTATTTTTAATGGACCAACACCTATCTCACCTATCACCCATAAAGATGGATATTTGTGGATACCCCGCTTCGACGATTCGACCAAGACTTTCTTAATAAAAAAGTCCCATGTATCTATCAaactatatactagtactatttattttacctattttatatatatatacacacatgtcTCCTTCCCAACTCCCAAGATGGTGTATGTGTGATCCCTAGTTTGAGTTGTGAGATTGTAGCACGTATAATAGAACACGACGGTGGTGGCAGAGAGTATTTATTTGTACGAATGCATGTAGAGATGAGATTAGACAGACAGAGAGGCATTTTGATGCTTAGTTCTTTactgcttgaattgatgagtgaATTCGTGGGTGGAGATTAATTGGGCTTTGGATTTTGTCTTGTAGCAAGTAAGTGTAGGTTGGCAGAAACAAGAAATTACTGCAACTAATTCGTACTGCCATTACATAGCCATGGTTTAATTTCCAACTTACAGCTCATTTTCAGAGCCTGTGGaatgaaattaaagtatttgTGGCTCTTCCCAGTTTGTCTATAGCATCTTGCTTTGACACGTCTCCGCATATCTGAACCAAAGTTGACTCTTTCTTCAACGTCTTGGAAACATGGATTTTCTACTTTCTTCATTCACTAAACGCCAATTCATTCAAATTCAAGGATGATGAGCTTTAACTACTATTTTACAAAATTCAATGATTGTTATGAACAAGAGCTAATTCGTGTTATAAACTTGAGACTAGTTAAGAAACAAGGATATCCACCTAGCTATAAAAGGAAGGATAAAAGTGGTTATAATTGTTCATTAGAGTTTCACTCATATTTAACCTACTAGTTTTCATATGCGTGATTAAACCAATGTCcaatgcatatttttaaattactctttcttaattggttaaagtagttatataaaaatgagagagagaaaaatattaaaaatctcttatatttaaataacagataaagaaattgaaaataatgaaattaataaaaaaaaaagatgctaaattaataaaaattaaagaaatagtcTTGATGCTTATATAGTTTAATAAAAGATATCGAAAgtgtaaatagctaaataacaactaaagtaagtaaaATCAAATAAACCATTAACTATAAATGACTATCTATCATGATCAACCAGTGGAAGAAAACAATTGGATAAAGAGTACTAATTTGAGTagagtaaattaatttttcttagtACGCATTTGCTGAGACTCAgaattgtcttcatcttctccatctttAGTGAAGTTGAGTTTCCTTTTTGCTGGTAGTGTCTTTATTGCATCTTGTTGACTGGTGGTagtgaatgagaatgattaGTGCAATGATGTTATGGTATATGATATCATGTTTTTGTCTTGTTGTGTATAGGATTGTGAcctcaattatattatatagtctAGATCTTGTAAGCGGTTATTGATATGTGGAATTCGCAGTTGTTGACCCTGCAAGATGCATATGTAGTTAGTTATAGGTTAATTTAACGTTAAACATGAGTATTTGTAGTTGGAAGAGGAGCAGTACTTGTTGTTCCAATTGCATAACTTGTTTGCTGGTTAAGAGTAATAGTTGTTCAGTACATTTCCCAAACACGGAAGCATCAAGACATCCACTTCCATCAGTAATTTTCACGTCCAGTTTACACCTATTATGTTTTTTAGATTAGCATTGTTGCATTCTTTTATATAATGATTAAATTGATACTTACCTCTTtctaaataaaatgtatataaaaattgcTACTAACCGTGGTGTTCCTACTGCAGTCTTTTCACCGCAATGCATGTAGTGAAATTGTTTGTCACTTTCTGCATAAACCTTTTTCATACAATGACCGCATCCAATGTACCATGTGTTTTGGTTATGATTCTTCAAGCTGATTTTCCCTTTTATCCAAACAGGTTGAATCTACAAGTTGTCATCATTACAAAATTTAATGTTAAGTAtaaaatattgatttattttttaaatttttatttttatttttattttttgcatacCGGATTAATTGATGCAGGGATAATAGCAATTGCAGAAATTTCTTCAGCATCTGGATTTGCAAGTGTAATTGCAGCGTCATTGTAGCGTCATTGTAGTCTCGACATAATTTTAATGCATCAAGTGTAGCACGATGTTCTattcccctataaatacatgcaaaagaattgtatttaaaataatgtgtgtttgtgtgtatactgaatatattattaacaGATTTAAAATATACCATTCTTTTAAACGTTCTGCTCGTGCTACTTCTGGTTGTACAAGTATTGTTGAATGTGTTTTTGTAGTCAACGAAATTCCTGGTGAAGTGGATAGAATTAGATATGGTAACATATAAATAGACTGATTTTAAAATCATGAtagtaaataattatattttacctTTGAAATGAATAACTGCAATATATTCCGCGCTGATATTACCGGATAGTTTCCAGCTTCAATTTCTTGAGTGATTAGGGAACCCTCTTTGTCAACGAATTCTCCCCAAATGGTTAGTATAATTGGCTTCAAACTGCATTTTATTTGTAGATATTAATAGGGTactatgtaaataaatatatattttttgtttgtattatatcatttatatattttagtataaacACATTTGAGGGGAAAAAAGTGCATCTTGTAGTGAGTATAAGctattgattgttgttgtaaatactaatttatttcatttaacCATAGTAATAGAATAGTGTTCTTACTTTTCATCGACAACAATGAAATCATTGATCTTTTGATTTCCATTCGTTGTTGAGACAAATTGTTTTAGAAGTTTGTCAATGGCAATTGCTACAATTACTATCATAGAggatgataataaataattagtgATATATGGTTAGAATAGATATGGgtaaaatgttttaataaaGATTAACTTACAGATATCTTTTGACGTTTTCATGCATTCATAGAATTCTGAGAATGTTGTGTATGCTTGTTCAATGTGAGCAAATGgtgtgtcatcattgtcacttgtttggacaatGGTCTgaccatttaaaattcatgtgtaattgtatttgtgatcaagtactttatagttcgtccgtgTAGGTTTAACAATGGCAGATGATGTACCACTTGTTGGTCtataaagtgatatcatacattccattattccaatgtcattatcaaacactattaattgaacccgagttccctGCATCtaaatatagcatttacaataaTGTTGGTGGTGAATAAAATCATCTCCACTTGagtgtaaataaataagtatacaTGTATAATAAGTACATTACTAaatgactaataataataataatactaataatgattaaaataaaataaaataataataaaaggataaatatttttctatttacttacagtttcatcctcaaggacaatgagcatatactttttcccGGGTGatccaatagcgttttttggttcatttttttaatgacaCGAACTTTACAACTCCaacccacagtttgtgtgtcaatatcgaTTAACTTTAGTGCATTTGCcatgactaatatccttgtgccattgaaattatgttcataaaggatgttatgaaataatataatgggaaccacaacataaattcaaaaaccatagattagggagtaaAGAGTAAGTAAAACATTATATAcaatgatacaagtatagatgaacagattatacaatagatatagttacataacgatattgaagttatactaataatgagtataccatcattgatttaaaaaaaaattaatcattaggagtacaaatacaaataatagaatcaacatgataagattttgacaatcatacctatagaatgtcacgTAGATGGTGTATTGCAGAATAtattaggtttagttttgggtgaatatcAATGATGAGAAGgagaggggtttatatactgttgttttgggtagaataatggcttaggaatctatacaaaattgtattatagaaacCTATTAgcacttcaatattctaattttaagttaggaatctatacagaattgtattatagaaattgtattaagacttcaatattctaattttaagttaggaatgtatacaaaattttattatagaaAATGCTAAAACTGAGACAAGTAGTGTTATAATTGCTTGGAGTTATCTTTCATTTGCATTAAAGTTATATCACAATGACTGcgaaaacaaataataataataataataataataataataatactctcaaaataataataataataataataataaatgcttTAAATACAACAATGTAGAGGAGAAATCAAACAGTCATAAACCAATTAAGAATAgataagtaaaagaaataaattgactCAAatgtaatttcaaaaaaaaacataaactacaaaataaaaataatttaaagaaagaaggaaagaaataaCTTtagggttttcaaaaaaaaaataaataaataactttaggggttgtttaaaaaaaaaaataaataaataa of Ipomoea triloba cultivar NCNSP0323 chromosome 3, ASM357664v1 contains these proteins:
- the LOC116013009 gene encoding gibberellin 3-beta-dioxygenase 1-like produces the protein MSPTELDHLVPMDFKNVVQVPDTHTWLINNSCSSEESVPLIDLEDPQAVEKIKMACENWGVFQVTNHGIPMELLAQIEHQARRFFDLTREEKLLTLRSPDSPNGYGIIPISRTFNTLMWMEGFTLSGSPLELARRVWPKDYSPFCTVIEDYQEQMMGVAVKITSLIFKSLGLSREDVEWFDPKSTEAFFHLNSYPRCPDPTRALGMVPHTDSSLITLLYQSSTNRGLQVYGPNLKWVDVEPISNAIVVNVSDLLQIYSNDQFKSVVHRAIVSEANHRISVVYFFGPKIDVNILSPPKLIKDGDSPMYRPVSWKEYREIKGVHFDKALEVLRFNSVVVENANAVTRGNEAPLDGVDGGKVEALEA